One stretch of Prosthecobacter debontii DNA includes these proteins:
- a CDS encoding DUF6445 family protein, which translates to MNNALTILDDFFPEYEAIRAFALTHDFDQAPEYDGHKYPGFAPIKDPRFGEYLAGLLSEVTGCRVGIRMACFTAGRENFETVQWIHADTLCSSHAGVVYLFDRPGYGTAFWRHRELGEDSLTRASRECLNAEALAARLQHDGQTEAAWQRTDYADSRKNRLIFYPSDRFHSRYPQQAFGDAPDNCRLTLAIFFDILP; encoded by the coding sequence ATGAACAACGCACTCACCATCCTTGATGATTTTTTCCCCGAGTATGAGGCCATTCGGGCCTTTGCTCTGACGCATGACTTTGACCAAGCGCCCGAGTATGACGGCCACAAGTATCCCGGCTTTGCCCCGATCAAAGACCCGCGCTTCGGCGAGTATCTGGCGGGGCTTTTAAGCGAGGTCACGGGCTGTCGCGTCGGCATCCGCATGGCCTGTTTTACGGCGGGCCGTGAGAACTTCGAAACGGTGCAATGGATTCACGCGGATACGCTGTGCTCCAGTCATGCGGGCGTGGTGTATCTGTTTGACCGGCCTGGCTATGGCACGGCATTCTGGCGGCATCGTGAGTTAGGCGAGGACTCCCTGACGAGGGCTTCACGCGAGTGCCTGAATGCGGAGGCTTTGGCCGCACGGTTGCAACACGATGGGCAGACCGAAGCCGCTTGGCAAAGGACCGATTATGCCGACTCCCGAAAGAACCGCCTGATCTTTTATCCATCAGACCGGTTTCACTCCCGCTATCCTCAGCAGGCGTTTGGGGATGCTCCTGACAACTGCCGCCTGACTTTGGCGATCTTCTTTGACATCCTGCCATGA